A DNA window from Cydia pomonella isolate Wapato2018A chromosome 18, ilCydPomo1, whole genome shotgun sequence contains the following coding sequences:
- the LOC133527506 gene encoding uncharacterized protein LOC133527506, with protein sequence MLPLVLLALASAAGASVSELARRDTGDVFSLTGVKCGPTQCAEHGARAADAVCTCACPHRAPLFREDRELCVDDLPECSLASFGTGVGVQRIPFVYLPLKGQIIHPSRDITFQGVKTPICAVSGAQFLTPKGFVDLRNTLDADVPFSLFRDEGRTFLQWSGEDEVRASMSGRMMVVRLLCRDVAAAPASPLDLRGVFTPCVAFRVQGTAPKPLSNVTEVQFAPNAQTSEATSTSGLTVTEYVAIGISSLLLGLIYVASVFLYLHIRKRKKGSEATEGSSRRLKSLKNKNGSIITERDIVRINNERVQSIPSSLDTDDGVVKNNPLIGMTRSFHQIKHSFPSDSGSTMSDSEDFAESSVRSEDHTFNDQTTSALIHSHYSEVKIRNSCSEASHRDESGIERLPDEHVSIVETTDDREIARPVGTTRRKLYFNPAYFEPHLMAEPPPAALEFLTKIREVIAVAKHKMAAKRFQPVLNEIPEEETYPSHGNSLDIYQGLGSQRSGSVVSLKRENSRKRSINCVGCPGCKTENGSEVHNFIKYDIPACSSCLSSKGEKQNSIRKWLENIPTGKQSFSNDFLPASQNGLVNSHLSLPSTETNCKLRKQNSFTAFNPMNLTENITKTRKASTMSVRSEPPLRTYSYNLPLPEFDKITHNNNRNYYGQTISRIDDIRPIGLCDYRTGSLRSNPITNRHRNKIITNKNSLPDMVNEAIALENCNSKSYNHNSSDEERVGHKSINAARKNSESPPINDYETDSLERTSTKKGLATPPEYPDVPSSQASPSLSNALPLEEELTMTNAVYKTHSRSNSNTPSPQRDVCIEQNHYEIIESKKVINNVNNIEANNNSPNNSYSLISEVYVNNNYNFGSTPTSPSGSDCSMGSRKLRRAGNNSEEKPGCLTIEVKDPPENYIKIHESDGFEPDTLDRKHPKYKKTDENSQFSRKDLIKNIDIDGSPVNQRIQLRSSGTFKKSEAMVSASKFNSLRNDYECRKNIYERPKLSPTTFNDSKSLDDTSETWEEVAADWATEEGRILTLELRHSKRQRQCTPPTIKQMKSLARPDILPPLPPTNDHPIYEQPSFPPRRVESVRLPQEHLSKNLNGRSLSPRTFTKNTTTDLSFRKSKIRKTSIGHPSGPTRASAQMPFSDYENIDTVDASEGVARQAEDLCRISNRKRTDRRYSSNPINTNTFVKGPKETSGKTFRMKRKKGQHVEDSGYLSSDSAGSRQIQRKLVIAKIVSCSESDDTENEARSESGAESVETHSVYFDSYRKPEVNVVESDNNMLTYDKSARSSGRRFKNNLQL encoded by the exons AATGTTCGCTGGCGAGCTTCGGGACAGGCGTGGGCGTACAGCGGATACCGTTCGTGTATCTGCCGCTGAAAGGACAAATCATTCATCCGTCGAGGGATATTACCTTTCAAG GTGTCAAGACTCCTATATGTGCAGTGTCTGGTGCTCAGTTCCTGACTCCAAAAGGCTTCGTAGATCTTCGCAACACGCTAGACGCAGACGTGCCTTTCAGTCTTTTTCGCGATGAGGGGCGGACTTTTCTACAG TGGAGCGGTGAGGACGAAGTGCGAGCGAGTATGTCGGGCCGAATGATGGTGGTGCGCCTGCTGTGTCGAGATGTTGCCGCAGCTCCCGCCTCTCCACTCGACTTGAGGGGAGTTTTTACGCCATGCGTTGCTTTCCGGGTGCAAGGCACTGCTCCTAAACCACTCTCGA ATGTAACTGAAGTCCAATTCGCTCCAAACGCGCAGACATCAGAAGCAACCTCCACATCAGGACTAACAGTGACAGAATACGTTGCAATCGGCATAAGCTCTCTCCTTCTCGGTCTAATTTATGTTGCATCGGTCTTCCtctacctacacatacggaaaAGAAAGAAAGGCTCCGAAGCAACCGAAGGAAGCTCGAGACGATTGAAAAGTTTAAAGAATAAAAATGGTTCCATCATAACTGAACGCGACATAGTTCGAATCAACAATGAAAGAGTCCAGTCAATACCGAGTTCTTTGGATACGGATGATGGTGTAGTCAAAAATAATCCATTGATAGGAATGACTCGATCGTTTCATCAGATCAAGCACAGCTTTCCAAGCGATTCTGGTAGTACCATGTCTGATTCGGAAGACTTTGCTGAGAGTAGCGTTAGAAGCGAAGATCACACTTTTAAC GATCAGACAACGTCAGCTCTTATACATTCCCACTATTCAGAAGTGAAAATTAGAAACAGCTGCTCCGAGGCGAGTCACCGAGACGAGTCGGGAATCGAACGCCTTCCAGACGAACATGTATCCATCGTGGAAACAACTGACGACCGCGAAATAGCACGGCCAGTCGGCACTACGAGAAGAAAGCTATACTTCAATCCGGCTTATTTTGAACCACACCTCATGGCG GAGCCACCACCCGCTGCTTTAGAATTCCTTACTAAAATTAGAGAAGTCATCGCAGTCGCTAAACATAAAATGGCAGCAAAAAGATTCCAACCAGTTCTAAATGAGATACCAGAAGAAGAGACCTATCCCTCTCATGGAAACAGTTTAGACATATACCAAGGCCTAGGCAGTCAAAGAAGCGGAAGCGTTGTCAGCCTTAAGAGGGAAAATAGTAGAAAGAGATCTATAAATTGCGTAGGATGTCCAGGTTGTAAAACGGAAAATGGCAGCGAAGtgcataattttataaaatatgacatacCTGCCTGCTCAAGCTGCCTAAGTAGTAAAGGAGAAAAGCAAAACAGCATCCGCAAATGGCTAGAAAACATTCCTACTGGGAAACAATCGTTCTCTAATGATTTTCTACCAGCAAGCCAGAATGGCCTAGTCAACTCTCATTTATCTCTTCCAAGTACGGAAACAAATTGTAAATTAAGAAAACAAAACAGTTTTACAGCGTTTAATCCTATGAATTTAACTGAAAACATTACAAAGACTAGAAAAGCATCAACTATGTCTGTGAGATCTGAACCACCCTTGAGAACATATAGCTATAATCTACCGTTACCTgaatttgataaaattacacATAATAACAACAGGAACTACTATGGACAGACTATTTCCAGAATAGATGATATCAGACCAATCGGGTTGTGCGACTATCGCACTGGGAgtctgagaagtaaccctatcACTAATCGAcacagaaataaaattataaccaaTAAGAATTCTCTCCCTGATATGGTGAATGAAGCTATAGCTCTTGAAAACTGTAATAGCAAATCATACAACCATAACAGTTCGGACGAAGAAAGAGTCGGTCATAAAAGTATAAACGCTGCTAGAAAGAACTCTGAAAGCCCACCCATTAATGACTACGAAACTGATAGTTTAGAGAGAACATCTACCAAAAAGGGGCTAGCAACTCCACCTGAATACCCTGACGTGCCGTCTTCTCAAGCTAGTCCAAGCCTGAGCAATGCTTTACCATTAGAAGAAGAACTTACAATGACTAATGCAGTTTATAAGACGCATTCGAGGAGCAATAGCAACACTCCATCCCCACAAAGAGATGTATGCATCGAACaaaatcattatgaaataatagaGTCCAAGAAAGTAATAAACAACGTCAATAATATAGAAGCTAACAACAATAGCCCAAACAACAGCTATAGTTTAATAAGCGAGGTATATGTTAACAATAATTACAACTTTGGTAGTACTCCTACTTCACCGAGTGGATCAGATTGTTCAATGGGAAGTAGAAAACTACGTCGCGCAGGTAATAACTCCGAGGAAAAACCAGGATGTCTTACTATTGAAGTTAAAGATCCTCCcgaaaattacataaaaattcATGAATCAGATGGATTTGAACCCGACACATTGGATCGCAAACATCCCAAATATAAAAAGACAGACGAAAACAGTCAATTCAGTAGAAAGGACCTCATTAAAAACATCGATATTGACGGTAGTCCTGTCAATCAACGTATTCAACTACGCAGCAGCGGGACGTTCAAAAAATCGGAAGCAATGGTCAGTGCGTCCAAATTCAATAGTTTAAGAAACGATTACGAATGCcggaaaaatatttatgaacgcCCTAAACTATCTCCTACCACATTCAATGATTCTAAAAGTCTAGACGATACGTCGGAAACCTGGGAAGAGGTCGCGGCAGACTGGGCTACAGAAGAAGGCCGTATCCTTACTCTAGAACTCAGGCACTCGAAGAGACAACGGCAATGTACACCGCCAACTATAAAGCAAATGAAAAGTTTAGCAAGACCAGACATTCTGCCTCCACTTCCACCAACAAATGACCATCCAATTTATGAACAGCCGAGCTTTCCACCCCGGAGAGTAGAAAGTGTAAGATTACCACAAGAACATCTTTCAAAAAACCTGAATGGCAGAAGCCTCAGTCCGAGAACATTTACGAAGAATACGACAACTGATCTTAGCTTTAGAAAGAGTAAAATTCGTAAAACCAGTATAGGACATCCTTCCGGTCCAACGAGAGCTTCTGCCCAAATGCCATTCTCGGACTACGAAAACATTGACACTGTCGACGCGAGTGAAGGAGTAGCAAGACAAGCTGAAGATTTATGTAGGATATCTAATAgaaaacggacagacagaagATACAGCAGCAATCCAATAAACACCAACACGTTTGTAAAAGGACCTAAAGAAACTTCTGGTAAAACTTTTAGGATGAAGCGTAAAAAAGGACAACATGTTGAAGACTCAGGATATCTCAGCAGTGACTCCGCTGGCTCGAGACAAATTCAAAGGAAATTAGTAATAGCTAAAATAGTGAGTTGTAGTGAAAGTGATGACACTGAAAATGAGGCTAGGAGTGAATCAGGTGCGGAGAGCGTAGAAACGCATTCGGTGTATTTCGATAGCTATAGAAAGCCAGAAGTGAACGTTGTAGAAAGTGACAATAATATGCTAACGTACGATAAAAGTGCAAGAAGTAGTGGAAGACGTTTCAAAAACAATTTACAGTTATAA